In Blastopirellula sp. J2-11, a single genomic region encodes these proteins:
- a CDS encoding GNAT family N-acetyltransferase yields MNPQIRRYVTTDVVDPVTLTYFKRYRMEIDLAEVPAQPILLPPAYRFVSWRPELIDAHAASKFESFRWEIDANVFPCLGDAEGCRRLMTEISHREGFIPGATWLAEYKEETTGMMLPVGTVQGVADRSGHGSIQNLGVVPEHRGSGLGGRLLLKALQGFYDYGLQHAFLEVTAQNEGAIRLYERLGFRISRTVYKAVEAACS; encoded by the coding sequence ATGAATCCTCAAATTCGACGCTACGTTACGACGGACGTGGTAGACCCGGTGACACTGACTTACTTCAAACGTTACCGCATGGAGATCGATCTGGCGGAGGTTCCCGCCCAGCCGATCTTGCTTCCCCCAGCCTATCGTTTCGTTTCCTGGCGGCCTGAGCTGATCGACGCCCACGCGGCGAGCAAATTTGAGAGTTTTCGCTGGGAAATCGACGCAAACGTCTTTCCTTGTCTAGGAGACGCCGAAGGCTGTCGGCGGTTGATGACCGAGATCTCACACCGCGAAGGGTTCATCCCCGGTGCGACCTGGTTGGCCGAATACAAAGAGGAAACGACCGGAATGATGCTGCCGGTTGGGACGGTCCAAGGGGTCGCCGACCGATCTGGGCACGGTTCGATCCAAAATCTGGGAGTCGTTCCCGAGCATCGCGGCAGCGGGTTGGGCGGACGCTTGCTGCTCAAGGCGCTGCAAGGTTTTTACGACTACGGTCTGCAGCATGCCTTCTTGGAAGTCACCGCCCAAAACGAAGGGGCGATACGTCTGTACGAACGACTGGGTTTCCGGATTTCTCGCACCGTTTATAAAGCGGTCGAGGCCGCCTGTTCTTGA
- a CDS encoding metal ABC transporter solute-binding protein, Zn/Mn family, which translates to MRAFSTSTAILLALTSSSIALADDPKPLIVCSTTQVADFARQVVGDQMEVRSILAAGQDPHVYEIKPNDAALVSRSALCFDNGWHLEGADWMRKLAENANKPITSCANGATPLEINNGTAHDPHAWFSPANAAVYVRNIRDAVSQYDPAHRDQYHARAQLYLDELRTLDGWVRKQMNAIPVEKRILVTSHDAFNYFCREYHFTAATPVGWSTGSEVGGGVTPERRRETVESIRSFGVRSIFVETSVSPVMIRQIADEAGVVVGGTLYSDSMGPPGSAGETYIGMMRENVLTIAAGLK; encoded by the coding sequence ATGCGAGCTTTTTCTACCTCTACAGCGATCCTACTAGCATTAACCTCGTCTTCAATCGCTTTAGCGGATGATCCGAAGCCGCTGATTGTATGCTCCACGACCCAGGTCGCTGATTTTGCCCGACAGGTGGTCGGGGATCAGATGGAAGTTCGGTCGATCCTCGCCGCCGGCCAAGACCCGCACGTCTATGAGATTAAACCCAACGACGCCGCTCTGGTTTCGCGTTCGGCTCTCTGTTTTGACAACGGCTGGCATCTGGAAGGCGCCGACTGGATGCGCAAACTGGCCGAAAACGCCAACAAACCGATCACGAGTTGCGCGAACGGCGCCACGCCGCTGGAGATCAATAACGGCACAGCGCACGATCCGCATGCCTGGTTCTCGCCGGCCAACGCCGCCGTTTATGTGCGTAACATTCGTGATGCGGTCAGCCAATATGATCCGGCGCATCGCGACCAATATCACGCTCGGGCTCAACTCTATTTGGATGAGTTGCGTACGCTAGATGGTTGGGTTCGAAAGCAGATGAATGCAATACCAGTTGAAAAACGAATCTTGGTCACCAGTCACGATGCGTTCAACTATTTCTGTCGCGAATACCATTTCACCGCGGCGACGCCGGTTGGCTGGTCGACTGGATCGGAAGTGGGCGGAGGAGTGACGCCTGAGCGACGACGGGAAACGGTCGAGTCGATTCGCAGCTTCGGAGTCCGCTCAATCTTTGTCGAAACGTCGGTCAGCCCGGTGATGATTCGCCAAATCGCCGATGAGGCAGGCGTCGTCGTCGGCGGCACGCTCTATTCCGATTCAATGGGACCTCCCGGTTCGGCCGGCGAAACCTACATCGGCATGATGCGCGAAAACGTGTTGACGATTGCGGCAGGGTTAAAATAA
- a CDS encoding metal ABC transporter ATP-binding protein: MIARPTRSGVPAVQVDHLTVSYGPTPALLDISFQIEAGQLVGVIGPNGSGKSTLIKAILGFMKPDLGEVRLFGAPTEKARRRVAYVPQRGAVDWDFPVTVEQVVMMGRYGQIPFWAWGPSHEDRQHVDDALVTVRMEKFRRRQIGQLSGGQQQRVFMARALAQGADILLLDEPFAGVDAATERALLEVLDSTKQAGRTLIVVHHDLATAAEYFDSLLLIKQRLFAFGSPQQVLQPELLSEVYEGSLKAFEHLRDVSTGGGK, from the coding sequence ATGATCGCCCGACCGACACGTTCTGGAGTTCCGGCCGTTCAGGTCGACCACCTGACAGTGAGCTATGGCCCGACGCCGGCGCTGCTCGATATTTCGTTTCAGATCGAAGCGGGACAGTTAGTCGGAGTGATCGGTCCCAATGGCTCTGGCAAGTCGACACTGATCAAAGCGATTCTCGGCTTTATGAAACCCGACTTGGGCGAGGTTCGCTTGTTTGGCGCGCCGACCGAAAAAGCCCGGCGGCGCGTCGCCTATGTTCCGCAGCGCGGCGCGGTCGACTGGGATTTCCCGGTCACTGTCGAGCAGGTCGTCATGATGGGACGCTATGGACAAATCCCCTTTTGGGCCTGGGGACCGTCGCACGAAGATCGTCAGCATGTCGACGACGCGTTGGTAACCGTTCGCATGGAAAAATTCCGCCGCCGACAGATCGGGCAACTCTCAGGCGGACAACAGCAGCGGGTCTTTATGGCGCGAGCGCTCGCCCAAGGCGCCGATATTCTGCTGCTCGACGAACCATTCGCCGGCGTCGACGCCGCGACTGAACGCGCGTTACTGGAAGTGCTGGACAGCACCAAGCAGGCAGGACGAACGCTGATCGTCGTTCATCACGATCTCGCGACCGCCGCCGAATATTTTGATTCGCTGCTGTTGATTAAGCAGCGTCTGTTCGCATTCGGCTCGCCGCAGCAAGTCTTGCAGCCAGAGTTGTTGTCTGAAGTCTACGAAGGATCGCTGAAAGCGTTTGAGCATTTGCGCGACGTCTCGACAGGAGGTGGAAAATGA
- a CDS encoding iron chelate uptake ABC transporter family permease subunit: MNFLYDVFVEPLASGGYLFRAMFAGSLVAIASSMIGCFIVLRRMAFLGDAISHSMLAGVVGGYLLMKLIAGEEAHFGAMIIGALLAGFVTVLLIGFVSRASRIKDDTAIGIMYTGIFAFGGAMASVFSSEIHVDLMHMVMGDVLVVDAERLWMMGAVTAIILFVVILFYRQLQLTSFDPIMAASVGVSAPLVGYLLTACTSLVVVSAVSIVGIIQVVGLLITPAAAAYLLCNRLSSMLVLSAALGVSSVVLGVYASAWLNIGAGSSIVMAGTLQFMVILILAPHNGLLAGTLRRWNQVPQHVVEDVLGCLRRDETHATRLETIRAHVQATPATLRRVLQRMVAMSLLDQTPQGFILTEFGNHEARRLMRAHRIWETYLQRVGMPEDSLHDRAHLLEHLNDEATVDYLDDRLGHPTRDPHGQEIPEDFIDLIPGAEVKASLLRDGRRGVITAIAGSHKHDQVAIGDVIIAGPREMEDTIWTFRLPSGVELHLDHDSADQLTVRLADPNSERQEN, from the coding sequence ATGAACTTCCTCTATGACGTGTTTGTCGAACCGCTCGCTTCCGGCGGATATCTGTTTCGCGCGATGTTCGCCGGCTCACTCGTCGCAATCGCTTCGTCGATGATCGGCTGCTTTATCGTACTGCGTCGCATGGCCTTTTTGGGGGACGCGATCTCCCACTCGATGCTGGCCGGCGTCGTCGGCGGCTATTTGCTAATGAAATTGATCGCCGGAGAGGAAGCCCATTTTGGGGCGATGATCATTGGCGCGTTGTTGGCCGGCTTTGTGACGGTGCTGTTGATCGGCTTTGTCTCACGCGCTTCGCGCATCAAAGACGATACGGCGATCGGCATTATGTACACCGGCATTTTCGCCTTTGGCGGCGCGATGGCGAGCGTCTTCTCCAGCGAGATCCATGTCGACTTGATGCACATGGTGATGGGGGACGTCTTGGTTGTCGACGCCGAGCGACTTTGGATGATGGGCGCCGTCACCGCAATCATCCTGTTTGTCGTGATCTTGTTCTATCGCCAACTGCAATTAACCAGTTTCGATCCGATTATGGCCGCGTCGGTTGGCGTTTCGGCGCCGCTGGTCGGATACTTATTGACCGCCTGCACGTCGCTGGTCGTCGTGTCGGCCGTTTCCATCGTCGGCATCATTCAAGTGGTCGGGCTCCTGATTACGCCGGCTGCCGCCGCTTATTTGCTCTGCAATCGCTTGTCGAGCATGCTGGTCCTCTCGGCGGCGCTCGGCGTCAGCAGCGTAGTGCTGGGCGTTTACGCTTCAGCCTGGCTCAATATCGGCGCCGGCTCGTCGATCGTGATGGCAGGCACCCTGCAATTTATGGTGATCTTGATTCTCGCGCCGCACAACGGTCTGTTAGCCGGCACGCTGCGGCGCTGGAACCAGGTTCCTCAACATGTCGTCGAAGACGTCCTTGGTTGCTTGCGGCGCGACGAGACGCACGCGACGCGATTAGAAACCATTCGAGCCCATGTGCAAGCGACGCCGGCTACGTTACGTCGCGTGCTGCAGCGAATGGTGGCGATGTCGCTGCTGGACCAGACGCCGCAAGGTTTTATTCTGACCGAGTTCGGAAATCATGAAGCGCGACGTTTGATGCGCGCGCATCGGATTTGGGAAACCTATCTGCAGCGGGTTGGCATGCCGGAAGATTCGCTGCACGATCGCGCTCACCTGTTGGAGCACCTGAACGACGAGGCGACCGTCGACTATCTGGATGATCGACTGGGACATCCGACTCGCGATCCGCACGGGCAAGAGATTCCTGAAGACTTTATCGACCTAATCCCCGGCGCAGAAGTCAAAGCGAGTCTATTGCGTGACGGGCGCCGCGGCGTCATTACGGCGATCGCCGGCAGTCACAAACATGACCAAGTCGCGATCGGCGATGTGATCATCGCTGGCCCGCGTGAAATGGAGGACACCATTTGGACCTTCCGTTTGCCCAGCGGGGTAGAGTTGCATCTTGATCATGATTCGGCCGATCAACTAACCGTGCGGCTAGCTGATCCAAACAGCGAACGACAAGAGAATTAG
- a CDS encoding ankyrin repeat domain-containing protein, with product MNYHCPLCETLGVVPNEARGHEVLCLKCRRSFFIPDRSVAERMQLGVLFAARRNDGEVIREFADQQADLDIQNPRDGHTPLHVASLHGKLHALKELLAGGAKLEIRATRTEQTPLIYAAREGHAEAAAMLIAQGANLQARDPDGCGALHWAARKGFLDVAKVLVKAGADIQINNSNGLRPIQFAVAYHQPAVRDYLVAAERAAGFIQRQISKGDKNQAMNRVLFGLGSKKKKG from the coding sequence ATGAACTATCATTGTCCGCTTTGCGAGACGTTGGGCGTCGTGCCGAACGAAGCGCGCGGCCATGAGGTGCTGTGTCTGAAATGTCGGCGCAGTTTCTTTATTCCAGATCGTAGCGTTGCAGAGCGTATGCAACTGGGCGTTTTGTTTGCTGCGCGGCGGAATGACGGCGAAGTGATTCGCGAATTCGCCGATCAACAGGCCGACCTGGACATCCAGAATCCCCGGGATGGCCACACGCCGCTACACGTCGCAAGTTTGCATGGCAAGCTGCACGCGCTGAAAGAATTGTTGGCAGGGGGCGCAAAGCTGGAGATTCGCGCGACCCGAACCGAGCAGACTCCACTCATCTACGCCGCACGCGAAGGACATGCCGAAGCGGCGGCGATGCTGATCGCCCAAGGGGCGAATCTGCAAGCACGCGATCCAGACGGCTGCGGAGCTTTGCACTGGGCGGCTCGCAAGGGGTTTCTGGATGTCGCCAAAGTGCTGGTCAAAGCAGGCGCCGACATCCAAATCAATAACTCGAATGGATTGCGGCCGATCCAATTTGCCGTCGCCTATCATCAACCGGCGGTGCGCGACTATCTTGTCGCCGCCGAACGTGCCGCCGGTTTCATCCAGCGACAGATCAGCAAAGGGGACAAGAACCAAGCGATGAATCGGGTCTTATTTGGCTTGGGATCAAAAAAGAAAAAAGGCTAA
- a CDS encoding deoxyribonuclease IV, which produces MPIFGAHMSIAGGYYKAVNAAAEESMECVQLFTKNNNQWRAKEIIEKDVKLFKDALAEKGVKHPLSHASYLINMGSPKPELWEKSRDAMIVELQRADQLGIPYVVVHPGAFVDSSEAEGIAAVVKALDEVIEATMDLDSICLLETTAGQGSCLGHTFEHLGAMLDGVKKKDRVGVCLDTCHIFAAGYPIGTEKEYETTWKQFESLIGLDKLKAIHLNDSKKPLGSRVDRHEHIGEGCLGIEPFRLLVNDARFEQMPMYLETPKGEEEGETFDTRNLATLRRLMKS; this is translated from the coding sequence GTGCCAATCTTCGGAGCTCACATGTCGATTGCCGGCGGCTATTACAAAGCCGTTAATGCCGCCGCGGAAGAGTCAATGGAGTGCGTTCAGTTGTTCACCAAGAATAACAACCAGTGGCGCGCCAAGGAAATCATCGAGAAAGACGTAAAGCTGTTCAAGGATGCGCTGGCCGAAAAAGGAGTGAAGCATCCGCTTTCGCATGCGTCGTACTTGATCAACATGGGATCGCCCAAGCCAGAACTGTGGGAAAAGTCGCGGGATGCGATGATAGTCGAACTGCAGCGAGCCGATCAGTTGGGGATTCCGTATGTCGTGGTCCATCCCGGCGCGTTTGTTGACAGCAGCGAAGCGGAAGGAATCGCCGCAGTGGTGAAAGCGCTGGATGAAGTGATCGAGGCGACCATGGATCTGGATTCAATCTGTTTGTTAGAAACAACGGCAGGGCAGGGGAGTTGCTTGGGGCACACGTTCGAGCATCTTGGCGCGATGCTGGATGGCGTGAAGAAGAAAGATCGGGTCGGCGTCTGTCTTGATACTTGTCATATCTTTGCCGCCGGTTATCCCATTGGAACCGAGAAAGAGTACGAAACGACCTGGAAGCAATTTGAATCGCTCATCGGGCTCGACAAGTTAAAAGCGATTCATCTGAACGACAGTAAAAAGCCGCTTGGTTCGCGAGTCGATCGGCATGAGCACATCGGCGAAGGTTGTCTGGGAATCGAACCGTTTCGCTTGTTGGTGAATGATGCGCGATTTGAGCAGATGCCGATGTATCTGGAGACTCCCAAGGGAGAAGAGGAAGGGGAGACCTTCGACACGCGAAATCTGGCGACGCTGCGGCGATTGATGAAATCATAA
- a CDS encoding zinc-ribbon domain-containing protein: protein MTFTLQCPSCQAVLELDAAPGGSIRCAGCGHQFHPDSPTITAPVESIASLRIPEGRIYGPMPLDQLEEWICQGRVDDQCDVRLTLNGPWQSAATIFPVLKLPPTVSSGNPFKIEPKPLANAASASRLSERGIMIVLFGVLGWVGCPVFGVLAWGMGASDLEAHREGRLDTRSVLITQIGYFLGMFGAITWATAILGMVLMILFHQLTI, encoded by the coding sequence ATGACTTTCACTTTGCAATGTCCCAGCTGCCAGGCTGTATTGGAATTAGATGCTGCGCCGGGCGGTTCGATTCGCTGCGCGGGGTGCGGGCATCAATTTCACCCTGATTCGCCAACGATTACGGCGCCTGTCGAGTCGATCGCATCGCTCCGCATACCAGAGGGACGCATCTATGGACCAATGCCGCTGGATCAGTTGGAAGAATGGATCTGTCAGGGGCGCGTTGATGATCAATGCGACGTGCGACTTACTTTGAATGGGCCTTGGCAATCGGCGGCGACGATTTTTCCAGTGCTCAAATTGCCGCCGACGGTCAGCAGCGGCAATCCCTTTAAGATAGAGCCCAAACCGTTGGCCAACGCGGCGTCGGCATCGCGATTGTCGGAACGGGGGATCATGATCGTCCTGTTTGGCGTTTTGGGTTGGGTTGGTTGTCCGGTCTTCGGCGTGCTGGCCTGGGGGATGGGGGCGTCTGATTTAGAGGCGCATCGCGAGGGAAGACTCGACACACGCTCGGTGCTGATCACGCAGATCGGTTACTTCTTGGGGATGTTTGGCGCAATCACATGGGCGACGGCGATCCTGGGGATGGTGCTGATGATTTTGTTTCATCAGCTGACGATTTAA
- a CDS encoding GIY-YIG nuclease family protein: MRIDDAEKQDSLMMTSPAAKTIQIFLPSGEPRGVRIAEFTNRTVQVIVVPRSDLVEAKQRAELDHIAVYFLFGESEESAKPIVYIGQTEDIRKRLNNHNSKKDFWTTAVVVSSRTQTFTQAHIRYLEWYCLQAAKETGRFAIANDVQPGMPFVTEPMEADLLDVFETLSVLVSTVGYPVFEPFVNKSTNSETFFIKSIDCAAEGDFVEDGFVVLAGAIARKEITPSGVDLIEPVRKLLIESGVLVDQGTNLKFTQDYLFNSPSRAAIVVLGRRANGWTEWKNSSGRTLDEVYRMNGDDQTSD, from the coding sequence TTGAGAATCGACGATGCCGAAAAGCAAGATAGCCTGATGATGACCAGTCCAGCCGCCAAAACTATCCAGATCTTTCTGCCGTCAGGCGAACCGCGCGGTGTGCGGATCGCTGAATTTACTAACCGTACGGTTCAGGTGATCGTTGTACCAAGATCGGACTTAGTAGAAGCAAAGCAGCGAGCCGAGTTGGATCATATTGCCGTCTATTTTCTATTTGGGGAATCAGAAGAATCCGCCAAACCAATCGTCTACATCGGCCAGACCGAAGACATACGAAAGCGGCTGAATAATCACAATTCAAAGAAGGATTTTTGGACGACTGCGGTCGTGGTTAGCTCCCGAACCCAGACGTTCACTCAGGCTCACATAAGATATTTAGAATGGTACTGCCTGCAGGCAGCGAAGGAGACGGGCCGTTTCGCAATCGCCAATGACGTTCAGCCAGGCATGCCGTTTGTGACGGAGCCCATGGAGGCCGATCTGCTGGATGTGTTCGAAACATTGAGCGTCTTGGTGTCGACCGTCGGATACCCTGTATTTGAACCATTCGTCAACAAGAGTACGAACTCGGAGACTTTCTTTATCAAATCGATTGATTGTGCTGCGGAAGGTGACTTTGTCGAAGATGGGTTTGTCGTCCTGGCCGGTGCGATAGCTCGTAAAGAGATCACTCCTTCCGGCGTCGACCTAATTGAGCCGGTTCGGAAGCTACTCATCGAAAGTGGCGTCCTTGTGGACCAGGGGACGAACCTAAAATTTACACAAGACTATCTATTCAACTCGCCCAGCCGAGCCGCAATCGTCGTACTTGGACGCCGAGCAAATGGTTGGACGGAATGGAAAAATTCGTCGGGGAGGACGCTTGATGAGGTCTATCGGATGAATGGCGATGACCAGACATCCGACTAA
- a CDS encoding peptidase M42 yields MSIATFSRIAGAENLSGGPLLDADLADFLDILHLLIREPSVVGAEDSFFRVLRRELEEVGARVQYYQGVLVAQGPRPYDLILSAHIDRHGLLCTGPNEFQYAAFIASNRCDLTGDSVSEQMMYNIGDRFAGQRVQAHLPYAGTYLGQAAITRSFVCPQRHNLIFELNGLEFLQPGTPISFLDRLKIENGFLSAQLDNVLSVAMLVHLFRKGFRGTCLFTAQEEAGRSWRYALEWFKRQHLTTQKLIVVDTSPFPCTPTATAQQLVLRRKDASGEFAGGITDELQNRCDDLGITTMFKDAYIEAQNVDRCKPLSLGRTELGRLASATCGEINGTTLQIPTTGYHTAEETASLESVAAAIRLLSTYL; encoded by the coding sequence ATGAGCATTGCGACCTTTTCTCGGATTGCGGGCGCCGAAAATCTGAGCGGCGGCCCTTTGTTGGACGCCGACTTGGCCGACTTCTTGGACATCTTGCATCTGTTGATCCGCGAGCCGAGCGTCGTCGGCGCCGAGGATTCGTTCTTTCGGGTATTGCGGCGTGAGCTGGAGGAAGTGGGCGCCAGGGTTCAGTACTACCAAGGGGTTTTGGTTGCACAGGGACCGCGGCCTTATGACCTGATTCTGTCGGCGCATATCGACCGGCATGGGCTGCTTTGTACGGGTCCGAATGAGTTTCAATATGCGGCGTTTATCGCCAGCAATCGTTGCGATTTGACCGGCGACTCTGTCTCGGAACAGATGATGTACAACATCGGCGATCGCTTCGCCGGGCAGCGCGTGCAGGCGCATTTGCCGTACGCCGGAACCTATTTAGGACAAGCGGCGATTACGCGGTCGTTTGTCTGCCCGCAACGACACAATTTGATCTTTGAACTAAACGGGCTCGAGTTTCTGCAGCCGGGAACGCCGATTTCGTTTTTGGATCGGCTCAAGATCGAGAATGGGTTTCTCTCGGCCCAGTTGGATAACGTGTTGTCTGTCGCGATGCTGGTCCACCTGTTCCGCAAAGGTTTTCGGGGAACGTGCCTATTTACGGCCCAGGAAGAAGCTGGCCGCAGTTGGCGCTACGCGCTGGAGTGGTTCAAACGGCAGCATTTGACAACGCAAAAGCTGATCGTGGTCGATACAAGTCCCTTCCCCTGCACGCCGACGGCGACGGCTCAGCAGCTTGTGCTGAGGCGGAAAGACGCCAGCGGAGAGTTCGCCGGGGGGATCACTGACGAACTCCAGAATCGCTGCGATGATCTGGGGATCACGACGATGTTCAAAGACGCCTACATCGAAGCGCAAAACGTCGACCGCTGCAAACCGCTCTCGCTCGGCAGGACCGAGCTGGGGAGATTGGCCTCGGCGACCTGCGGAGAAATTAACGGTACCACGCTGCAGATTCCGACCACCGGCTATCACACGGCGGAAGAAACCGCTTCGTTGGAATCGGTCGCAGCGGCGATTCGATTGTTGTCGACCTATTTGTAA
- a CDS encoding DUF1559 domain-containing protein, which translates to MARSKGFTLVELLVVIAIIGVLIALLLPAVQQAREAARRMQCSNNLKQIGLALHNYHDVAKRFPPALQLDRARVLASNCPEGKCGTWTWSAFILPFVEQSNLYDQLQVGKLPGEVSLGDADRLKSAEAGFAGYRCPSSTAPELNSERKVPAGSGGNTDCTDAGCLEIATSSYVGSNDSYNLERAKWDGFMGRDSEGQYVNFARITDGSSNTIAIGERAWMLAGFSLRASTQLIANGDTEDHSRQGYSYPAAAGRWPLNCTNNAACDRGFSSTHPGGALFLFVDGSVHFLAETIDHNTNSTTNSTYEYLIRRDDGNPVSNF; encoded by the coding sequence ATGGCGCGCTCCAAAGGATTCACGTTGGTCGAACTGTTGGTGGTCATCGCGATCATCGGCGTTCTGATCGCCTTGCTATTACCGGCGGTTCAACAAGCTCGCGAAGCTGCTCGCCGGATGCAATGCTCGAACAATCTGAAACAGATCGGTTTGGCGCTGCACAATTACCATGATGTCGCCAAGCGATTTCCGCCGGCATTGCAGTTGGATAGAGCCCGGGTCCTGGCCAGCAACTGCCCTGAAGGGAAATGCGGCACTTGGACCTGGAGCGCGTTTATTCTGCCGTTTGTCGAGCAATCCAACCTGTACGATCAATTGCAAGTCGGCAAGCTGCCTGGTGAAGTCTCTCTGGGTGACGCCGATCGCTTGAAATCGGCCGAAGCGGGATTCGCCGGCTATCGCTGCCCTTCGTCCACCGCGCCCGAGCTCAATAGCGAACGCAAAGTCCCCGCCGGCTCCGGCGGCAATACCGACTGCACCGACGCTGGTTGCCTAGAGATCGCTACGTCCAGCTATGTCGGATCGAACGATAGCTACAACTTGGAACGGGCCAAATGGGACGGTTTCATGGGCAGAGACTCGGAAGGGCAATACGTCAATTTTGCCCGCATCACCGATGGCAGCAGCAATACGATTGCGATCGGCGAGCGAGCCTGGATGCTGGCCGGTTTTTCTCTACGGGCCTCCACGCAATTGATCGCCAACGGGGATACCGAAGACCATAGCCGCCAAGGATATTCTTATCCTGCGGCCGCGGGTCGCTGGCCGCTGAACTGCACCAACAACGCCGCCTGTGATCGAGGCTTCAGCAGCACCCATCCCGGCGGCGCCCTGTTTCTGTTTGTCGACGGGTCCGTTCATTTCCTCGCGGAAACGATCGACCACAATACCAACAGCACCACGAACAGCACCTATGAGTATCTGATTCGTCGCGACGACGGTAATCCTGTTTCCAACTTCTAG
- a CDS encoding carboxypeptidase-like regulatory domain-containing protein translates to MKRNAFLLGLALLLTTGCFGSSGPQLGKVHGTVTLDGQPLAGAIVAFDPAAGGRTSEATTDAEGHFQLQFAAGAEGALLGEHSIRIHTFQARVLTDNGKVQDPGVPEKVPAKYNDETELKRTIERGENNFDFDLDSSQ, encoded by the coding sequence ATGAAACGGAACGCATTTCTTTTAGGGCTCGCGCTGCTCTTGACGACAGGCTGCTTTGGGTCGAGCGGCCCGCAATTGGGCAAGGTTCATGGAACTGTCACTCTCGACGGGCAACCGCTCGCCGGCGCTATCGTCGCGTTTGATCCCGCCGCCGGAGGACGGACGTCGGAAGCGACGACCGACGCGGAAGGGCACTTTCAGCTGCAGTTCGCCGCCGGCGCCGAAGGGGCGCTGCTGGGTGAACATTCGATTCGGATTCATACGTTTCAGGCCAGAGTACTGACCGACAACGGCAAGGTCCAAGATCCCGGCGTACCAGAGAAGGTTCCAGCCAAGTACAACGATGAGACCGAACTAAAGCGAACGATCGAGCGGGGAGAAAACAACTTTGACTTTGATTTGGATTCTTCCCAATAA
- a CDS encoding DJ-1/PfpI family protein has translation MSTDDNQRKESAASSLPLTRRHLVQLGTLGLASAMFPASNAPAQSLTQHVPAAFAKLRNKAALNIGILIFPGIDQIDFTGPFEVLVRVPGAKIHIIGTQADPVRDYNGLVLTPEMTLADTPELDLLVVPGGPGQQALMQDEQVLEFIRRYHATGKPLFSVCTGALLCGGAGILHERRATTHWSTIALLPYFGAIAVDQRVVIDDEIVSAAGVTAGIDGALIIAALLRGDAAAQRIQLGIQYAPEPPFQAGLPSTAPADVLDDVTAKIKPLTESRLQTAKAYAAQMKGRTD, from the coding sequence ATGTCGACCGATGATAACCAGCGTAAAGAATCTGCTGCCAGCAGTTTGCCGCTCACACGCCGTCACTTAGTTCAACTAGGTACTTTGGGACTCGCCTCCGCTATGTTTCCTGCTTCCAACGCACCAGCACAAAGCCTTACGCAACACGTACCTGCCGCTTTCGCCAAGCTGCGAAACAAAGCGGCGCTGAACATCGGAATCCTGATCTTTCCCGGCATCGATCAGATCGACTTCACCGGGCCATTTGAAGTTCTCGTCCGAGTGCCGGGCGCAAAAATTCACATCATCGGCACGCAGGCCGATCCCGTACGTGACTACAACGGGCTGGTGCTAACGCCTGAAATGACGCTCGCCGATACGCCGGAATTGGATCTGCTTGTCGTACCAGGCGGTCCCGGGCAGCAGGCGTTGATGCAGGACGAGCAGGTGCTGGAGTTTATCCGCCGCTATCATGCAACCGGCAAGCCGCTCTTCTCGGTCTGCACCGGTGCGCTGCTTTGCGGCGGCGCCGGTATTCTTCACGAGCGCCGCGCCACTACGCATTGGTCGACAATCGCCTTGCTTCCCTATTTCGGCGCGATCGCCGTCGACCAGCGTGTTGTGATCGATGACGAAATCGTCAGCGCCGCCGGCGTCACCGCAGGCATCGATGGAGCTTTGATCATTGCTGCGCTGCTGCGTGGCGATGCCGCCGCCCAACGCATTCAGCTTGGCATCCAGTACGCGCCGGAACCCCCGTTTCAAGCGGGACTCCCTTCCACCGCGCCCGCCGACGTGCTCGATGATGTGACCGCCAAAATCAAACCGTTGACCGAATCGCGTCTACAGACCGCTAAAGCATACGCGGCGCAAATGAAGGGGCGAACAGACTAG